A window of the Streptomyces sp. Ag109_O5-10 genome harbors these coding sequences:
- a CDS encoding helix-turn-helix domain-containing protein: MNPDSHPADPPASACSISRVEHTLEILRGRWKLLIIHHLLIRRPRRFSELERAIPEVTQKMLVQQLRALESDGVVRRIVYDEVPPHVEYELTPAGAELATALYALHDWAERSCSAASGAGEAA, from the coding sequence ATGAACCCTGACTCCCACCCCGCCGACCCGCCGGCCTCGGCGTGCTCCATCAGCCGTGTCGAGCACACCCTGGAGATCCTGCGCGGCCGATGGAAACTGCTGATCATCCATCACCTGCTGATCCGCCGGCCGCGCCGCTTCTCCGAACTCGAGCGGGCCATCCCGGAGGTGACGCAGAAGATGCTCGTCCAGCAGCTGCGCGCGCTGGAGAGCGACGGCGTAGTGCGCCGCATCGTCTACGACGAGGTGCCGCCCCATGTGGAGTACGAACTGACCCCGGCCGGCGCGGAGTTGGCGACGGCGCTCTACGCCCTGCACGACTGGGCGGAACGGTCGTGCAGCGCCGCCTCCGGGGCTGGAGAGGCGGCCTGA
- a CDS encoding alpha/beta fold hydrolase has protein sequence MPSHLFDSAETRHVDAPHGALAYREVGPATAAPLLLLNRFRGTLDHWDPALLDVLAAHRRVIVFDSAGVGYSGGEPTDTVRGMTEVAVAFLDALGLQKVDLLGWSMGGFVALDLALERPERVRRLVVAGSGPGGVPGNPGPDPRVPEHALREKNDYEDFLFLFYPETETGRSAGLDSLRRIDRRLARSGQDVPAPVREAQMNAIVRWNSGIDSAWSRLDDLAVPALFANGAHDAMEHVYQTYAMAQAVPNSKTVIYGDAGHAFLFQHPEDFGGEVLRFIE, from the coding sequence ATGCCAAGCCACCTGTTCGACTCGGCCGAGACGCGGCACGTCGACGCCCCGCACGGAGCGCTCGCCTACCGCGAGGTCGGGCCGGCCACCGCAGCGCCCCTGCTGCTCCTGAACCGCTTTCGCGGCACACTCGACCACTGGGACCCCGCCCTGCTCGATGTGCTCGCGGCCCACCGTCGCGTGATCGTCTTCGACAGCGCCGGTGTCGGATACTCCGGCGGAGAGCCGACCGACACCGTTCGCGGCATGACCGAGGTCGCAGTGGCCTTCCTGGACGCCCTCGGACTGCAGAAGGTGGACCTGCTGGGCTGGTCCATGGGCGGTTTCGTCGCACTCGACCTGGCCCTTGAACGCCCTGAGCGGGTACGCCGACTCGTCGTCGCGGGCAGCGGCCCCGGCGGCGTGCCCGGCAACCCGGGCCCGGACCCGAGGGTCCCCGAGCACGCCCTGCGTGAGAAGAACGACTACGAAGACTTCCTCTTCCTCTTCTACCCCGAGACCGAGACCGGCCGGAGCGCGGGACTGGACTCCCTGCGCCGCATCGACCGGCGCCTAGCCCGCTCCGGGCAGGACGTGCCGGCGCCTGTGCGCGAGGCCCAGATGAACGCCATCGTCCGGTGGAACAGCGGCATCGACTCCGCCTGGAGCCGCCTCGACGACCTCGCGGTGCCGGCCCTGTTCGCCAACGGCGCCCACGACGCGATGGAACACGTGTACCAGACGTACGCCATGGCCCAGGCCGTCCCCAACTCCAAGACCGTCATCTACGGAGACGCCGGTCACGCCTTCCTCTTCCAGCACCCCGAGGACTTCGGCGGCGAAGTCCTGCGTTTCATCGAGTGA
- a CDS encoding SDR family NAD(P)-dependent oxidoreductase, producing the protein MSTLATPFGFASTAGEVVSGIDLSGRHAVVTGASSGIGAETARALAATGAAVTLAVRDVAAGERVAKDITESTGNQDVRAAHLDLTDPASITAFTNAWQGPLHVLVNNAGVMACPEQYTEQGWEWQFATNHLGHFALVTGLHSALAADGNARIVVVSSTGHQQSPIVWDDVNFAFRPYDPWLAYGQSKTANVLFAVEVTRRWAGDNITANALMPGAIYTNLQRHTGGRGSGRVPAELIKTVDQGAATSVLLATSPLLEGVGGRYFVDCNETEIVDRRSGTLHGVARYAVDPAGARRLWDLSQDLITRAA; encoded by the coding sequence ATGAGCACCCTCGCCACCCCGTTCGGCTTCGCCAGCACCGCAGGTGAGGTCGTGTCAGGAATCGATCTCTCCGGCCGCCACGCGGTCGTCACCGGCGCCTCCTCCGGCATCGGGGCGGAGACGGCCCGCGCTCTGGCGGCCACCGGCGCGGCCGTCACCCTCGCCGTGCGGGACGTGGCGGCGGGCGAACGCGTCGCCAAGGACATCACCGAATCGACCGGCAACCAGGACGTACGGGCCGCGCACCTCGACCTGACCGACCCCGCGTCCATCACGGCCTTCACCAACGCCTGGCAGGGCCCGCTGCACGTCCTGGTGAACAACGCGGGCGTCATGGCCTGCCCCGAGCAGTACACGGAACAGGGCTGGGAGTGGCAGTTCGCCACCAACCACCTCGGCCACTTTGCCCTCGTCACCGGCCTGCACAGCGCGCTGGCCGCCGACGGCAACGCCCGCATCGTCGTGGTGAGTTCCACCGGCCACCAGCAGTCACCGATCGTGTGGGACGACGTCAACTTCGCCTTCCGCCCCTATGACCCGTGGCTCGCCTACGGACAGTCCAAGACGGCCAACGTCCTGTTCGCGGTGGAGGTGACCCGCCGCTGGGCCGGCGACAACATCACCGCCAACGCCCTGATGCCGGGCGCCATCTACACGAATCTGCAGCGGCACACCGGCGGCCGGGGCAGCGGCCGCGTCCCCGCCGAGCTGATCAAGACCGTCGACCAGGGCGCCGCCACGTCAGTGCTCCTGGCCACCTCGCCGCTGCTCGAAGGCGTCGGCGGCCGCTACTTCGTCGACTGCAACGAGACCGAGATCGTCGACCGGCGCTCCGGCACGCTGCACGGCGTGGCCCGCTACGCCGTCGACCCGGCGGGCGCGCGGCGCCTGTGGGACCTGTCGCAGGACCTGATCACCCGCGCCGCGTGA
- a CDS encoding TetR/AcrR family transcriptional regulator has protein sequence MTTGTDGADRLTRKGRETRRRIVEGAAEEIRERGAAGATLDDIRARTATSKSQIFHYFPGGKEELLLAVAAREADRVLEDQEPHLSDLRTWSAWRGWRDAVLRRYEQQGVNCPLGVLITELGRTTPAAQQLTGQLISTWQAALREGVLAMQEAGEIDRRVDADRTAAALVAAVQGGVTILMATGGIAHLEAALDTTLSLLRAGAPDRQ, from the coding sequence GTGACCACCGGCACAGACGGAGCGGATCGGTTGACCCGCAAGGGCAGGGAGACCCGGCGGCGCATCGTCGAGGGCGCGGCCGAGGAGATCCGAGAGCGGGGTGCCGCCGGTGCGACCCTCGACGACATCCGTGCCCGCACCGCGACCAGCAAGAGCCAGATCTTTCACTACTTCCCCGGCGGGAAGGAGGAGTTGCTGCTCGCGGTGGCCGCCCGCGAGGCCGACCGGGTCCTGGAGGACCAGGAGCCCCACCTCTCCGACTTGCGCACGTGGTCGGCCTGGCGGGGCTGGCGCGACGCGGTGCTGCGGCGCTATGAGCAGCAGGGCGTCAACTGCCCGCTGGGGGTGCTGATCACCGAGCTGGGCCGCACCACTCCGGCCGCGCAACAGCTGACGGGCCAGTTGATCAGCACGTGGCAGGCGGCCCTGCGCGAGGGCGTCCTGGCCATGCAGGAGGCCGGCGAGATCGACCGCCGGGTGGACGCCGACCGGACGGCGGCCGCACTCGTCGCCGCGGTGCAGGGCGGGGTGACCATCCTGATGGCTACCGGCGGCATCGCCCACCTCGAAGCGGCTCTCGACACGACGCTGTCCCTGCTGCGGGCCGGCGCTCCGGATCGGCAGTGA
- a CDS encoding quinone oxidoreductase — protein sequence MRAIVVEELGGPEQLHVSDLPTPEPGPGEIRVDITAAGVNFMDTGARRLGAATGDLPFVPGVEGAGRVSALGPDVTEFAVGDRVAWVYAYGSYAEQIVLPAADAVPVPDDIPDDVAASLMMQGITAHHFVTEAADIQPGQIAVVHAAAGGLGQKLTQLIKARSGTVIGIVSGAQKADTARQAGADHVVLSTGAAFVEPVLDLTGGEGVHVVFDGGGETTFRASMSVLRRHGLLLYYGAVLGAAPVVNLRELPRSIKISYPVFRDHIPTREALLRHSADLFDLVRNKNLDPGIGHRYPLHAAAQAHRDIESRATTGKLLLLP from the coding sequence ATGCGCGCCATCGTTGTGGAAGAACTCGGCGGACCCGAACAGCTGCACGTCTCCGACCTCCCCACCCCCGAACCAGGACCGGGCGAGATCCGCGTGGACATCACCGCGGCCGGGGTGAACTTCATGGACACCGGGGCCCGCCGACTCGGCGCGGCCACCGGCGACCTCCCCTTCGTACCCGGAGTGGAGGGCGCCGGCCGCGTCAGCGCGCTGGGCCCGGACGTGACCGAGTTCGCCGTCGGCGACCGCGTCGCCTGGGTGTATGCCTACGGGTCCTACGCCGAGCAGATCGTGCTGCCCGCTGCCGACGCCGTGCCGGTGCCCGACGACATCCCCGACGACGTGGCTGCGAGCCTGATGATGCAGGGCATCACCGCTCACCACTTCGTCACCGAGGCCGCCGACATCCAGCCCGGCCAGATCGCCGTGGTGCACGCCGCGGCCGGCGGCCTCGGGCAGAAACTGACCCAACTCATCAAGGCCCGCAGCGGCACCGTCATCGGGATCGTGTCGGGCGCCCAGAAGGCCGACACCGCCCGCCAGGCCGGCGCCGACCACGTCGTGCTGTCCACCGGCGCCGCGTTCGTGGAGCCGGTGCTGGACCTGACCGGCGGCGAGGGCGTCCACGTCGTCTTCGACGGCGGCGGCGAAACCACCTTCCGCGCGTCCATGAGCGTGCTGCGCAGGCACGGACTGCTGCTGTACTACGGGGCCGTCCTGGGCGCGGCCCCGGTGGTCAACCTGCGGGAACTGCCCCGCAGCATCAAGATCTCCTATCCGGTCTTCCGGGACCACATCCCCACCCGCGAAGCACTCCTGCGCCACAGCGCCGACCTCTTCGACCTGGTACGGAACAAGAACCTCGACCCGGGAATCGGCCACCGCTACCCACTCCACGCCGCAGCCCAGGCCCACCGCGACATCGAGTCCCGTGCAACCACCGGCAAACTCCTGCTGCTTCCCTGA
- a CDS encoding oxidoreductase — translation MSIWFVTGSSRGFGLEITRAALAAGHQVVATARKPDTVREQFPDAGDTLLTVALDVTDPQSIEAAVDAAVEKFGRIDVLVNNAGTGLLAAVEESDDAAVRAVYETNVFGPLAVQRAVLPVLRRQRSGHVINISSIAGFATAPGWGIYASTKFAVEGFTETLHTELAPLGIHVTLVEPGFFRTDFLDPANLHTGPDTINDYAPTVGAMRTAAASLNHTQPGDPAKAARAIVEMADTPEPPQRLPLGGDTLQAFDAKLDAFRKDMDAWRHVALATDHD, via the coding sequence ATGAGTATCTGGTTCGTCACCGGATCGTCCCGGGGCTTCGGCCTGGAGATCACCCGTGCCGCCCTCGCGGCCGGCCACCAGGTGGTCGCCACCGCGCGGAAGCCCGACACCGTCCGCGAGCAGTTCCCCGACGCCGGCGACACGCTGCTCACCGTGGCGCTGGACGTGACCGACCCACAGAGCATCGAAGCGGCCGTCGACGCGGCGGTCGAGAAGTTCGGCCGGATCGACGTCCTGGTCAACAACGCCGGCACCGGACTGCTCGCCGCCGTCGAAGAGTCCGACGACGCCGCCGTCCGCGCGGTGTACGAGACCAACGTGTTCGGCCCGCTCGCCGTCCAACGCGCCGTACTGCCGGTACTGCGGCGTCAGCGCTCCGGCCACGTGATCAACATCAGCTCCATCGCCGGCTTCGCCACCGCGCCGGGCTGGGGCATCTACGCCTCCACGAAGTTCGCCGTCGAAGGCTTCACCGAGACCCTCCACACCGAACTGGCCCCCCTCGGCATCCACGTCACCCTCGTGGAACCCGGCTTCTTCCGCACCGACTTCCTCGACCCCGCCAACCTGCACACCGGCCCCGACACCATCAACGACTACGCGCCCACCGTCGGCGCCATGCGCACAGCCGCCGCGAGCCTCAACCACACCCAGCCCGGCGACCCGGCCAAGGCCGCGCGCGCCATCGTCGAGATGGCCGACACCCCCGAGCCGCCCCAACGCCTCCCGCTCGGAGGCGACACCCTGCAAGCCTTCGACGCCAAGCTGGACGCCTTCCGCAAGGACATGGACGCCTGGCGGCACGTCGCCCTCGCCACCGACCACGACTAG
- a CDS encoding ISL3 family transposase, producing MFSGLSPLVIGDVVDEGERVVVRARTPQNAAVCPVCGALSGRVHGYHWRTVADVPIDDRRVVVLVRVRRLVCPTRGCCHTFREQVPGVLERYQRRTARLTMQVKAVVKELAGRAGSRLLALLAVGLSRHTALRTLLRIPLPTGRVPRVIGVDDFALRRRHRYATVIIDAETHERIDVLRDRTADTLEAWLHAHPGVAAVCRDGSATYAEAIRRALPDAVQVGDRWHLWKNLCEAALSEVKAHSACWATVLDAPIYDGPRAQTTLERWHQVHGLLEKGVGLLECARRLQLALNTVKRYARADRPERMFRVPKYRASLVDPYREYLRKRRAEDPGVPVQHLFEEIKALGFTGCLNLLHKYINQGRADADRSHISPRRLARMLLTRPDNLTAEQHDLLAKLTAACAEMTQLSAGIRGFAPLLTPHTDNPDALTRWITQVRTADLPHLHAFTRGLDRDIDAVIAALTLPYSNGPTEGVNTKTKRIARQMHGRASFTLLRHRILLG from the coding sequence GTGTTTTCGGGGCTGTCCCCGCTGGTCATCGGTGATGTGGTCGATGAGGGCGAGCGGGTCGTGGTGCGGGCACGTACTCCGCAGAACGCTGCGGTCTGTCCGGTGTGCGGGGCGTTATCAGGGCGGGTGCACGGCTATCACTGGCGCACGGTGGCCGACGTGCCGATCGATGACCGGCGGGTGGTGGTCCTTGTGCGGGTGCGGCGTCTGGTGTGTCCCACGCGCGGTTGCTGCCATACCTTCCGGGAACAGGTGCCCGGTGTCCTGGAGCGATACCAGCGACGCACGGCCCGCCTGACCATGCAGGTCAAGGCCGTGGTCAAGGAGTTAGCGGGCCGAGCGGGATCACGTCTGCTGGCGCTACTCGCGGTGGGTCTGTCTCGCCACACAGCCCTGCGCACTCTGCTGCGCATCCCGTTGCCCACCGGGCGGGTGCCCCGTGTGATCGGCGTCGACGACTTCGCTCTGCGCCGGCGCCACCGCTACGCCACCGTGATCATCGATGCCGAGACCCATGAGCGCATCGACGTGTTGCGCGACCGCACGGCCGACACCCTGGAAGCGTGGCTACACGCACATCCGGGCGTCGCGGCCGTGTGCCGTGACGGCTCGGCGACCTATGCCGAGGCCATCCGCCGTGCCCTGCCTGACGCGGTGCAAGTCGGTGATCGCTGGCATTTATGGAAGAACCTGTGCGAAGCCGCCCTGAGTGAGGTGAAGGCGCACAGCGCTTGCTGGGCCACCGTACTGGACGCGCCGATCTACGACGGCCCCCGCGCCCAGACCACCCTCGAACGCTGGCATCAGGTTCATGGCCTGCTCGAGAAGGGCGTGGGCCTGCTCGAATGCGCCCGCCGCCTGCAACTGGCCCTGAACACCGTCAAACGCTACGCCCGAGCAGACCGGCCCGAGCGCATGTTCCGCGTCCCCAAGTACCGTGCCAGCCTGGTCGATCCCTACCGCGAGTACCTGCGCAAACGCCGAGCTGAAGACCCCGGCGTCCCGGTCCAGCACCTCTTCGAAGAGATCAAGGCTCTCGGCTTCACGGGCTGTCTGAACCTCCTGCACAAGTACATCAACCAGGGCCGCGCGGACGCCGACCGCAGCCACATCTCGCCGCGCCGGCTCGCCCGGATGCTGCTGACCAGGCCCGACAACCTCACAGCCGAGCAGCACGATCTCCTGGCCAAACTCACCGCGGCCTGCGCCGAGATGACCCAACTGAGCGCGGGCATCAGGGGCTTCGCCCCGCTTCTTACGCCACACACCGACAACCCCGATGCGCTCACGCGCTGGATCACCCAGGTCCGAACAGCTGATCTGCCCCACCTTCACGCCTTCACCCGGGGCCTGGACCGGGACATCGACGCCGTGATCGCCGCCCTCACGCTTCCCTACAGCAACGGCCCCACCGAGGGCGTCAACACCAAGACCAAACGGATCGCGCGCCAGATGCACGGACGAGCAAGCTTCACCCTGCTCCGGCACCGCATCCTCCTCGGATAA
- a CDS encoding TetR/AcrR family transcriptional regulator has translation MSRSREAATATDRRDLRGELVAAAVEMLAQPQPVAVPSLRSIARACHVAPSAVYWHFPSEADLRSAVLDAEYTSLISAVEAALDGAPDGADRLIVAGDAYIAWALEHSGAYQLLFESDDELPATRAEHGPRLQQRIVELSRRVAPQAPFAAALLLWSAWHGVVSLRLHKTEWDWGMTPQEANRQLVSALTTVHSSQEASTENGSQHHEP, from the coding sequence GTGAGCAGATCCCGAGAAGCAGCCACCGCCACCGACCGCCGCGACCTGCGCGGCGAGCTCGTCGCCGCCGCGGTGGAGATGCTGGCGCAGCCGCAACCCGTCGCCGTGCCGTCCCTGCGCTCGATCGCGCGGGCCTGCCACGTCGCCCCGTCCGCGGTCTACTGGCACTTCCCCTCGGAGGCCGACCTGCGCTCCGCCGTGCTCGACGCCGAGTACACGTCCTTGATCAGTGCGGTCGAAGCGGCACTGGACGGTGCGCCCGACGGCGCCGACCGGCTCATCGTCGCGGGCGACGCGTACATCGCCTGGGCGCTGGAACACTCCGGCGCCTACCAGCTGCTCTTCGAGAGTGACGACGAACTCCCGGCCACCCGCGCCGAACACGGGCCCCGCCTGCAGCAGCGCATCGTGGAACTCTCCCGCCGCGTCGCCCCACAGGCCCCCTTCGCCGCGGCGCTCCTGCTGTGGTCAGCCTGGCACGGCGTCGTCTCCCTGCGCCTGCACAAGACCGAGTGGGACTGGGGCATGACACCCCAGGAGGCCAACCGGCAGCTGGTGTCCGCCCTGACGACTGTCCACTCCTCACAGGAAGCCTCTACCGAGAACGGTTCCCAGCACCATGAACCCTGA
- a CDS encoding MFS transporter: MSTQAAPQAPATTPHTGPAPASATATAGTEAGHPRRWSIMAVLGAVAFMAQLDFFVVNVALDGIDRSFPGAGVASVSWVLSAYAIVFAAVLVPAGRIADQWGRKKMLLSGVALFTLTSAVAAAAPSLGVLVAARAFQAVGAAMIVPTSLGLLYPSFPRRQHTLVVGLWAGVGAIAASAGPPVGGLLVTLDWRWIFLINVPVGIATLVAGALLLPEVRQPRGAALPDAVSALALLLAVSLLVLATVQGPGWGWTDIRTLALFVAAALAGAATVERTLRAKAPVIERQLFAVRPFTTATVALFLFSAGFAIVLLSTALFMQEVWHFSPLRAGVSIAPAPLASIAFAMNAGPIQHRFGRTVPAVTGTLAMALAAGYWLAAVHTAPDYWGGMFPGLILVGLAGGLAQAPLFAAAGTLAPERATTGSAVLNMSRQIGSAVGVALLVALTPQATTTAFDHAWWVQAGAGLAAATALLALRPRHTP, from the coding sequence ATGTCCACACAGGCTGCACCGCAGGCGCCCGCGACGACGCCGCACACGGGCCCGGCTCCGGCCTCGGCCACGGCTACGGCCGGTACCGAGGCGGGTCACCCGCGCCGCTGGAGCATCATGGCGGTGCTGGGTGCCGTCGCCTTCATGGCGCAGCTCGACTTCTTCGTCGTCAACGTCGCCCTCGACGGGATCGACCGGTCGTTCCCGGGCGCGGGCGTCGCGAGCGTGTCGTGGGTGCTGTCGGCCTACGCGATCGTCTTCGCCGCCGTGCTCGTGCCCGCGGGCCGCATCGCGGACCAGTGGGGGCGCAAGAAGATGCTGTTGTCCGGAGTGGCGCTGTTCACCCTCACCTCCGCCGTCGCGGCCGCCGCACCGAGTCTCGGCGTGCTGGTGGCCGCCCGCGCCTTCCAGGCTGTCGGCGCGGCGATGATCGTGCCGACCTCGCTGGGTCTGCTCTACCCGAGCTTTCCCAGGCGCCAGCACACTCTGGTGGTCGGCCTGTGGGCGGGCGTGGGCGCGATCGCGGCCTCGGCGGGCCCGCCCGTCGGCGGTCTGCTTGTCACCCTCGACTGGCGGTGGATCTTCCTGATCAACGTTCCCGTCGGCATCGCCACCCTCGTCGCCGGTGCGCTGCTGCTGCCCGAGGTGCGCCAGCCCAGGGGTGCTGCCCTGCCGGATGCGGTCTCCGCCCTCGCACTGCTGCTGGCCGTGAGTCTGCTGGTGCTCGCCACCGTCCAGGGACCGGGGTGGGGCTGGACGGACATCCGCACCCTGGCCTTGTTCGTCGCAGCCGCCCTGGCCGGGGCCGCGACCGTCGAACGCACGCTGCGCGCCAAGGCGCCCGTGATCGAGAGGCAGCTGTTCGCCGTCCGGCCGTTCACCACGGCCACCGTGGCCCTGTTCCTGTTCTCCGCCGGCTTCGCGATCGTCCTGCTCAGCACCGCGCTGTTCATGCAGGAGGTCTGGCACTTCAGCCCGCTGCGCGCAGGCGTCTCGATCGCCCCGGCGCCCCTGGCCTCGATCGCCTTCGCGATGAACGCCGGACCCATCCAGCACCGCTTCGGACGCACCGTCCCCGCCGTGACCGGCACGCTGGCCATGGCACTCGCCGCCGGCTACTGGCTCGCGGCCGTGCACACCGCCCCCGACTACTGGGGCGGCATGTTCCCGGGCCTGATCCTGGTCGGCCTCGCCGGCGGTCTGGCCCAGGCACCGCTGTTCGCCGCCGCCGGCACCCTCGCACCCGAACGCGCCACCACCGGCAGCGCCGTACTCAACATGAGCCGGCAGATCGGCAGCGCCGTGGGGGTGGCCCTGCTCGTCGCCCTCACCCCCCAGGCCACGACCACCGCCTTCGACCACGCCTGGTGGGTCCAGGCCGGCGCCGGACTCGCCGCGGCCACCGCGCTGCTCGCCCTCCGGCCCCGCCACACCCCCTGA
- a CDS encoding nuclear transport factor 2 family protein: MTTNATRQNTGHSLEQRLQYLEDRIEIQDLMVRYGLGQDLHEDGDNDVLEQWDSVFAPEARVDYSVAGGPQLKDIPFKDLVEVMRAPDGSMSGLLKWQHFQGFSTVDIDGDRAVARTQHLHTHKGDTDGQGWNLIQTGFFVDRLERRAEGWRIVHRTLEIIWMDTFATV; the protein is encoded by the coding sequence ATGACGACCAACGCAACGCGGCAGAACACCGGACACTCTCTTGAGCAGCGCCTTCAGTACCTGGAGGACCGCATCGAGATCCAGGACCTGATGGTGCGCTACGGCCTCGGTCAGGACCTGCACGAAGACGGCGACAACGACGTCCTGGAGCAGTGGGACTCGGTGTTCGCACCCGAGGCCCGCGTCGACTACTCGGTGGCCGGCGGCCCGCAGCTGAAGGACATCCCCTTCAAGGACCTCGTCGAGGTGATGCGCGCGCCCGACGGATCGATGAGCGGGCTGCTCAAGTGGCAGCATTTCCAGGGGTTTTCCACTGTCGACATCGATGGCGACCGCGCGGTCGCCCGTACCCAGCACCTGCACACCCACAAGGGCGACACCGACGGGCAGGGCTGGAACCTCATCCAGACGGGCTTCTTCGTCGACCGGCTGGAGCGGCGTGCGGAGGGGTGGCGCATCGTCCACCGCACCTTGGAGATCATCTGGATGGACACCTTCGCCACGGTGTGA
- a CDS encoding TnsA-like heteromeric transposase endonuclease subunit, which translates to MDSAEITLSIRREDGAVDEIRDRSSASLDLMRSAAPWRTFRWYRGQGHYSGTYWSATTQSHVLYESRLELACLLFADFDSSVHGMVAQPFLLKAVIDGRIRKHIPDYFLITEHGPVVVDVKPRRRLANPEVASTMAWTRQAMAERQWHYEVWSEPPAIELDNIRFLAGFRRERLFASDLLDELRDTDLEGVPISQAPVHLPGRPQPYVRAAIHHLLWRHELATDLADPLRPSSVLRRTG; encoded by the coding sequence ATGGACAGTGCCGAGATCACTCTCAGTATTCGCCGTGAGGACGGTGCCGTCGACGAGATCCGGGACCGGTCGTCAGCGTCGCTCGATCTGATGCGCTCGGCCGCCCCGTGGCGGACGTTCCGCTGGTACAGGGGGCAGGGGCACTACTCGGGCACGTACTGGTCGGCAACGACGCAGAGCCACGTGCTCTACGAATCTCGGCTCGAACTTGCCTGCCTGCTCTTCGCCGACTTCGACTCCTCCGTGCACGGCATGGTGGCGCAGCCGTTTCTGCTGAAGGCCGTGATCGACGGGAGGATCCGTAAGCACATCCCGGACTACTTCTTGATCACTGAGCACGGTCCTGTGGTTGTGGACGTCAAGCCGCGGCGCCGGTTGGCGAACCCGGAGGTCGCGTCGACCATGGCGTGGACTCGGCAAGCGATGGCAGAACGGCAGTGGCACTACGAGGTATGGAGCGAGCCTCCCGCGATCGAGCTGGATAACATCCGCTTCCTTGCGGGGTTCCGACGCGAACGGCTATTTGCATCTGACCTTCTGGACGAGCTCCGCGACACCGATCTTGAGGGGGTCCCGATCAGTCAGGCGCCGGTTCACCTCCCCGGACGCCCACAGCCGTACGTACGTGCCGCAATCCATCACCTGCTGTGGAGGCACGAGTTGGCAACGGACCTTGCTGATCCTCTGCGTCCCTCTTCGGTGTTGAGGAGGACGGGATGA
- a CDS encoding EthD domain-containing protein — translation MTVIRKRPGVSTEDFRRFMEHEYGPTYAALPQVREYVQYYLTDTVSDGVEEPIDAIVRISFDSQSAMREALTTPEYQRAHELRGAYMREASTGIHSAVLDRQVQLV, via the coding sequence ATGACAGTGATCCGGAAACGGCCCGGGGTCTCCACAGAGGACTTCCGCCGCTTCATGGAGCACGAATACGGACCGACCTACGCAGCACTGCCCCAGGTGCGGGAGTACGTGCAGTACTACCTCACCGACACGGTGAGCGACGGCGTGGAGGAGCCCATCGACGCCATCGTGCGGATCAGCTTCGACTCGCAGTCGGCGATGCGCGAGGCGCTCACGACACCGGAGTACCAGCGGGCACACGAGCTGCGCGGGGCCTATATGCGGGAAGCGTCCACCGGTATCCATTCGGCGGTCCTGGACCGGCAGGTGCAGCTGGTCTAG
- a CDS encoding NAD(P)H-binding protein translates to MERNLLVIGATGKTGGHTTELLLQRGHHVRALVRGLDSRAERLAALGADIAEGDVLDLDSLARATKGIDALYFTYPIRPGLMDATANVAQAAEENGVQAIVNMSQISARRDTASNAARQHWVAERVLDRSPVPVTHIRPTFFAQWLIDTWADGTGELRLPFADGRHAPIAESDQAKVIAAILEDPAPHAGQIYPLYGAEELNHYEIAEKMSRALDREVTYVPIELDEFAAILHGRGAPDHLIQHLLAVAVDYRNGVFAGTNDLVKTIGGSAPLDVEGFIAQNRAAFDLPTTI, encoded by the coding sequence ATGGAACGCAACCTCCTCGTGATCGGGGCCACCGGCAAGACCGGCGGCCACACCACCGAACTCCTGCTCCAGCGCGGGCACCACGTCCGCGCACTCGTCCGCGGCCTCGACTCGCGCGCCGAGCGGCTCGCCGCCCTCGGAGCGGACATCGCGGAAGGCGACGTCCTCGACCTGGACTCCCTGGCCCGCGCGACCAAGGGGATCGACGCCCTGTACTTCACCTATCCGATCCGCCCCGGCCTGATGGACGCCACCGCGAACGTGGCCCAGGCGGCGGAGGAGAACGGGGTCCAGGCCATCGTGAACATGTCGCAGATCTCCGCCCGCCGCGACACCGCCAGCAACGCAGCACGCCAGCACTGGGTCGCCGAACGCGTCCTGGACCGCTCCCCGGTCCCCGTCACCCACATCCGCCCGACCTTCTTCGCCCAGTGGCTGATCGACACCTGGGCCGACGGAACCGGTGAACTGCGCCTGCCGTTCGCCGACGGACGCCACGCCCCCATCGCCGAGAGCGACCAGGCCAAGGTGATCGCGGCCATCCTGGAAGACCCCGCCCCGCACGCCGGCCAGATCTACCCGCTGTACGGAGCCGAGGAGCTCAACCACTACGAGATCGCCGAGAAGATGTCACGGGCGCTGGACCGCGAGGTCACCTACGTGCCCATCGAACTCGACGAGTTCGCCGCCATCCTGCACGGCCGTGGCGCGCCCGACCACCTGATCCAGCACCTGCTCGCCGTGGCCGTCGACTACCGCAACGGCGTCTTCGCCGGCACCAACGACCTCGTGAAGACGATCGGCGGCAGCGCCCCCCTCGACGTCGAGGGCTTCATCGCGCAGAACCGCGCGGCCTTCGACCTGCCCACCACCATCTGA